The following proteins are encoded in a genomic region of Magallana gigas chromosome 1, xbMagGiga1.1, whole genome shotgun sequence:
- the LOC117680612 gene encoding uncharacterized protein isoform X1, whose translation MTQTAHIMDTASSPYITASSQYITASSQYITASSSFRLHQCSKCPGDTAYHCVSCPCDLCPQCKENHVKDLQTIDHDVVSHRDKINYIPTQEICVRHPSHVYTKYCEPCQVPVCDSCSEDQLHRFLYGQGQHVILDIQTAYKTKRQQHRGTIHTIRSEALFYRPVLLTEIKADVKTCHTEFSPLQSEMLTKAQRLKNLIDYVVYDLLNNVLCYFDFKHRCKKQKIKMIRHIVRLRRYEHRYVQPAFTFSALQFLSFTKTALPQIHLTLHTSQLSMTESLNKEDVMESLSAIQITERGNRRVGNQCLLKLTSGAELHQSLTLTGVGGCRHISCVTSDRVWVSHWNNLMLTDTTGVPLHRVEVSLSGVGLHTVNSESELIYIDRNDNINKLSKDMKTTTTFIERTDSTWRPLSVYWSPSTGDLLVGMYNYDTKTGKVTRYNQSGQLTQTIQYNNTGRGLYRQPIYITENNNGDVVVSDFYSAVVVTERGGRHRFSYTGHPSGSGLYPWGICTDALSHILVCDNKTKTVQMLNKDGQFLSHLLTKSQVMGEPWSLSYDVNTHRLWVGSLDNNKVCVYRYITRQDALTDEHRPRPDGDIRYTTPHHNKTHQLNKNEHRPRPDEDVMSSSTPAV comes from the exons ATGACCCAGACCGCCCACATCATGGACACAGCAAGCTCCCCATACATCACAGCAAGCTCCCAATACATCACAGCAAGCTCCCAATACATCACAGCAAGCTCCTCATTTAGACTACATCAATGTTCTAAGTGTCCGGGCGACACAGCGTACCattgtgtatcgtgtccatgtgatctgtgtccccagtgtaaagagaaccatgtaaaagatctccaaacaatagaccatgatgttgtgtcacaccgtgataaaatcaactacatccCAACACAAGAGATTTGTGTGAGACATCCTAGCCATGTTTATACAAAGTACTGTGAACCTTGTCAAGTTCCTGTGTGTGATTCTTGTTCCGAGGACCAATTGCACCGATTTCTTTATGGCCAAGGACAGCACGTAATACTGGATATACAAACAGCCTATAAAACAAagcgacaacaacacagaggaaccattcacaccatcagaagtgaggctctcttttacagacctgttctcctgACAGAAATCAAAGCTGATGTCAAAACCTGTCACACAGAATTCTCCCCCCttcaatcagagatgttaacaaaggcccagAGACTGAAGAATCTCATTGACTATGTGGTATATGATCTATTGAACAATGTGTTATgttactttgatttcaaacacagatgtaaaaaacaaaagataaaaatgatcaGACATATTGTCAGACTAAGGAGATATGAACACAGATATGTACAGCCAGCATTCACATTCAGTGCGCTACAATTCCTCTCATTCACAAAGACAGCCCTCCCCCAGATACATCttacactccacaccagccagctctccatgactgagtcactcaacaaggaggatgtgatggagtcactgagtgcaatccaaatcacagagagaggaaaccgacgcgtaggaaaccagtgtctgctgaaactgacgtctggtgctgagctccatcaatctctcacacTGACAGGTGTTGGTGGTTGTcgtcacatttcctgtgtgacatcagaccgggtctgggtcagtcaTTGGAACAAtctcatgttgacagacacaacaggtgtccctctacatcgtgtggaggtTTCATTGAGTGGTGtaggattacacacagtgaacagtgagagtgaactgatttatatagataggaatgataacatcaacaaactgtcaaaggatatgaaaacaaccaccacatttatagagagaacagactctacatggaGACCACTgagtgtgtactggtccccgtccactggggatctactggtcgggatgtataACTATGATACAaagacaggcaaggtaacccggtacaaccagagtggacaactcacacaaaccatacagtACAATAACACAGGACGGGGACTGTATAGACAACCtatctatataacagagaacaacaatggggatgtcgtggtgtctgacttttacagtgctgtagtggtgacagagcgtggaggaagacatcgtttctcctacacaggacatccatcaggatcaggactaTATCCATggggaatctgtactgacgcgctgtcacacatcctggtgtgtgataataaaaccaaaacagtacagatgttgaataaggacggtcagttcctgtcacatctactgacaaaATCACAAGTGATGGGTGAACCAtggagcctgagttatgatgtcaacactcaccgtctctgggtcggatcattggacaacaacaaggtgtgtgtctacaggtatatcaccagacaggacgctctgacag atgaacacagacCCCGTCCTGATGGAGACATCAGATACACGACACCTCATCACAACAAAACTCATCAACTAAACAAAA atgaacacagacCCCGTCCTGATGAGGACGTCATGTCCAGCTCAACACCAGCCGTATAA
- the LOC117680612 gene encoding uncharacterized protein isoform X2, with the protein MTQTAHIMDTASSPYITASSQYITASSQYITASSSFRLHQCSKCPGDTAYHCVSCPCDLCPQCKENHVKDLQTIDHDVVSHRDKINYIPTQEICVRHPSHVYTKYCEPCQVPVCDSCSEDQLHRFLYGQGQHVILDIQTAYKTKRQQHRGTIHTIRSEALFYRPVLLTEIKADVKTCHTEFSPLQSEMLTKAQRLKNLIDYVVYDLLNNVLCYFDFKHRCKKQKIKMIRHIVRLRRYEHRYVQPAFTFSALQFLSFTKTALPQIHLTLHTSQLSMTESLNKEDVMESLSAIQITERGNRRVGNQCLLKLTSGAELHQSLTLTGVGGCRHISCVTSDRVWVSHWNNLMLTDTTGVPLHRVEVSLSGVGLHTVNSESELIYIDRNDNINKLSKDMKTTTTFIERTDSTWRPLSVYWSPSTGDLLVGMYNYDTKTGKVTRYNQSGQLTQTIQYNNTGRGLYRQPIYITENNNGDVVVSDFYSAVVVTERGGRHRFSYTGHPSGSGLYPWGICTDALSHILVCDNKTKTVQMLNKDGQFLSHLLTKSQVMGEPWSLSYDVNTHRLWVGSLDNNKVCVYRYITRQDALTDEHRPRPDEDVMSSSTPAV; encoded by the exons ATGACCCAGACCGCCCACATCATGGACACAGCAAGCTCCCCATACATCACAGCAAGCTCCCAATACATCACAGCAAGCTCCCAATACATCACAGCAAGCTCCTCATTTAGACTACATCAATGTTCTAAGTGTCCGGGCGACACAGCGTACCattgtgtatcgtgtccatgtgatctgtgtccccagtgtaaagagaaccatgtaaaagatctccaaacaatagaccatgatgttgtgtcacaccgtgataaaatcaactacatccCAACACAAGAGATTTGTGTGAGACATCCTAGCCATGTTTATACAAAGTACTGTGAACCTTGTCAAGTTCCTGTGTGTGATTCTTGTTCCGAGGACCAATTGCACCGATTTCTTTATGGCCAAGGACAGCACGTAATACTGGATATACAAACAGCCTATAAAACAAagcgacaacaacacagaggaaccattcacaccatcagaagtgaggctctcttttacagacctgttctcctgACAGAAATCAAAGCTGATGTCAAAACCTGTCACACAGAATTCTCCCCCCttcaatcagagatgttaacaaaggcccagAGACTGAAGAATCTCATTGACTATGTGGTATATGATCTATTGAACAATGTGTTATgttactttgatttcaaacacagatgtaaaaaacaaaagataaaaatgatcaGACATATTGTCAGACTAAGGAGATATGAACACAGATATGTACAGCCAGCATTCACATTCAGTGCGCTACAATTCCTCTCATTCACAAAGACAGCCCTCCCCCAGATACATCttacactccacaccagccagctctccatgactgagtcactcaacaaggaggatgtgatggagtcactgagtgcaatccaaatcacagagagaggaaaccgacgcgtaggaaaccagtgtctgctgaaactgacgtctggtgctgagctccatcaatctctcacacTGACAGGTGTTGGTGGTTGTcgtcacatttcctgtgtgacatcagaccgggtctgggtcagtcaTTGGAACAAtctcatgttgacagacacaacaggtgtccctctacatcgtgtggaggtTTCATTGAGTGGTGtaggattacacacagtgaacagtgagagtgaactgatttatatagataggaatgataacatcaacaaactgtcaaaggatatgaaaacaaccaccacatttatagagagaacagactctacatggaGACCACTgagtgtgtactggtccccgtccactggggatctactggtcgggatgtataACTATGATACAaagacaggcaaggtaacccggtacaaccagagtggacaactcacacaaaccatacagtACAATAACACAGGACGGGGACTGTATAGACAACCtatctatataacagagaacaacaatggggatgtcgtggtgtctgacttttacagtgctgtagtggtgacagagcgtggaggaagacatcgtttctcctacacaggacatccatcaggatcaggactaTATCCATggggaatctgtactgacgcgctgtcacacatcctggtgtgtgataataaaaccaaaacagtacagatgttgaataaggacggtcagttcctgtcacatctactgacaaaATCACAAGTGATGGGTGAACCAtggagcctgagttatgatgtcaacactcaccgtctctgggtcggatcattggacaacaacaaggtgtgtgtctacaggtatatcaccagacaggacgctctgacag atgaacacagacCCCGTCCTGATGAGGACGTCATGTCCAGCTCAACACCAGCCGTATAA